Within the Erpetoichthys calabaricus chromosome 1, fErpCal1.3, whole genome shotgun sequence genome, the region AGGCAAAAGAGGAAGTTTGATCTACTTGCAGTGCGCCACAAACACCAGCACACTATGGGGAGTGTCCTCCACAACCAGCAGAGAGAAGGATGCCAGACAGAAACTAAAGATGTGGACAAATGGGTGAAGAACTTGTCTGACAAACAACTCACCCAAGCAGAGAAAAACGTCCTTTCTAAAGGGTTAAATTTTTCGGTCACACTGAAACAAATCCTGCTAGTGGAACTGATTACAGCCACAGAATCTGCTAttagaaacaacaacattgctgatttggaagctgaacaactgcggataaaagtttcggcatgtctcagcaatgcaaaaccccctgcatccaatatcagcattgagaagaggaaggccctcacggcactcagcaaggacaacaacatcatcatccttccagcggacaaggggagatgcacagttgtgctaaaccagacagactaccatgagaaaattttgtctctgctcagtgacaaaaatacttatgagcccttaaagcgagatccaggtagtggttataagaaaaaggtgatagattgtcttaagcagttagttcaggacaatgctattgaccggaccacataccacagattatacccaggggaatcaacaccaagtctgtatggtttaccaaaaatacacaaacagggtgctcctttaagacccattgtctgcatgatcagttcagtcacgtataacatctccaagttcctggccgctgttcttaacccggtggtaggcagctcaaaacaccacattcagaacacattggatttcgtggagaaagtgagagaggtcattatggaggcagaagaaaccttggtctcatttgatgttacatctctattcacttgtgtcccagtgactgaagcagtggaggtagtacgtaagagattatagaatgaccccactctcagtaaaagaacctctctcaacacagaccaagtgtgcctgcttttggaactgtgtcttcaatcaacatatttcatatacaaaagccagtactacaggcagaagcatgggtgtgccatgggttcacctgtttcacctatagtagccaatctatatatggaagaagtggaaaagagggctctatcatcctatcctggaacaccaccgagccattggttcagatatgtggatgacacctgggtgaaaatcagatctcaggaggtaccacagttcacagaccacatcaacggggtggacaaacacatcaagttcaccagagaggatatggaaaataacaagctagccttcttagactgtgaaatttccatcgtcaacgggggacatttgaaagtggatgtgtaccgtaaacccacacatacggaacagtatctaaggtttgactctcaccatccactagagcacaaactaggtgtcattaggactctacaacacagagctaacaccattcccacagactcagaggccagggaagcagaagaacaccacgttaaaaaggccctgagtaaatgtggatatcccagctggtcctttgtcaaagcagggaggacacctaaagaacgctccaagcgattcatgagagaggaaggacatccactgcctaagcgaaaacccttagtgatcccgtatgtgtcaggagtatcggaacagctgaggcgcattttctcgaaacaccgggtctcagtggctttcaaaccccaaaacacgctacgccaaagattggtccatcccaaggatcgggtcccacggcacaaacagagtaacatagtttacgcagttaagtgccaggaggagtgccgtgaattgtacatcggggaaaccaagcagccactggctaagcgcatgtcacaacacagaagagcttcctcgtcaggccaggactccgcagtctatttacatctacaggatagtggtcactcctttaaagatgaagaggtgcacatcctggacagggatgagcgctggtttgagagaggaatcaaggaggccatttacgtgaaaaaagaacgaccatctctgaacagaggagggggcctaagggtacatctgtcgccatcttacaatgctgtgattgcagccattcctcaaccctctatgaatggttcacacgtctactaatcagtggacaatttgcatatcactgatcaactggccctttgtcaatggtgctagtctctgtgattaagcaaaggtactgtttataaggttggggaaacctgcagtcaattgagactgaggaagagacttggataagtctcgaaatatttctcccacttaaaaactttgtctagatgaacagaatcaaatttctaggatttccttacctggattattgagcatgcatcgagacatcctAAGATATTCGAGATCTCCAATAGGAA harbors:
- the LOC114661485 gene encoding LOW QUALITY PROTEIN: uncharacterized protein LOC114661485 (The sequence of the model RefSeq protein was modified relative to this genomic sequence to represent the inferred CDS: substituted 1 base at 1 genomic stop codon), with protein sequence MHRDIESHFGKDGLKLVREYEQTARKMADYRNHLRFSLRCRQSGITPKSLQMKSSVKGLRANKIFQKAQSQLLNERVRQTNFTIDVLKSKEEQIHQRLSSLLDEKTLQQVLEFTNKARLAQHEKSKTRQKRKFDLLAVRHKHQHTMGSVLHNQQREGCQTETKDVDKWVKNLSDKQLTQAEKNVLSKGLNFSVTLKQILLVELITATESAIRNNNIADLEAEQLRIKVSACLSNAKPPASNISIEKRKALTALSKDNNIIILPADKGRCTVVLNQTDYHEKILSLLSDKNTYEPLKRDPGSGYKKKVIDCLKQLVQDNAIDRTTYHRLYPGESTPSLYGLPKIHKQGAPLRPIVCMISSVTYNISKFLAAVLNPVVGSSKHHIQNTLDFVEKVREVIMEAEETLVSFDVTSLFTCVPVTEAVEVVRKRLXNDPTLSKRTSLNTDQVCLLLELCLQSTYFIYKSQYYRQKHGCAMGSPVSPIVANLYMEEVEKRALSSYPGTPPSHWFRYVDDTWVKIRSQEVPQFTDHINGVDKHIKFTREDMENNKLAFLDCEISIVNGGHLKVDVYRKPTHTEQYLRFDSHHPLEHKLGVIRTLQHRANTIPTDSEAREAEEHHVKKALSKCGYPSWSFVKAGRTPKERSKRFMREEGHPLPKRKPLVIPYVSGVSEQLRRIFSKHRVSVAFKPQNTLRQRLVHPKDRVPRHKQSNIVYAVKCQEECRELYIGETKQPLAKRMSQHRRASSSGQDSAVYLHLQDSGHSFKDEEVHILDRDERWFERGIKEAIYVKKERPSLNRGGGLRVHLSPSYNARQGQED